In Nitrospira sp., a single genomic region encodes these proteins:
- the xerD gene encoding site-specific tyrosine recombinase XerD has product MMTDPLVERYLNHLRIEGGLARNTIDAYRRDLSKFQLYLEREGVPSLEHVTSASLRKFLAALRAAKLSSSSSARCLSAVRGWFRFLRVERLIEHDPAAGVAVGRRGLRLPRTLSRDEVTVLLDLPPQPSLEDARDRTMTEMLYATGLRVTELMKIEAAQVDLAVGCLRVMGKGSKQRLVPIGETARRLLQRYVEDVRPRLLNRRTSRHLFVSRRGGAMTRQAFWKMLKLRARRAGIFHAVSPHVLRHSFASHLLEGGADLRAVQAFLGHANIATTQIYTHVERERLKAVHTRYFPRRG; this is encoded by the coding sequence ATGATGACCGATCCATTGGTCGAGCGATATCTGAATCATCTTCGGATCGAGGGAGGATTGGCGCGCAATACGATCGACGCCTACCGGCGCGACCTGTCGAAATTTCAATTATACCTCGAACGTGAGGGCGTCCCGTCGTTGGAGCACGTGACTTCGGCGAGTCTGCGAAAGTTCCTGGCGGCGCTCCGGGCCGCCAAGCTCTCCTCTTCGTCGTCGGCGCGCTGTCTCTCGGCGGTGCGGGGGTGGTTTCGGTTTCTTCGAGTGGAACGACTGATCGAACATGATCCCGCCGCCGGCGTCGCGGTGGGTCGTCGCGGACTGCGCTTGCCGCGAACGCTCTCGCGCGACGAGGTGACGGTGCTGCTCGATTTGCCTCCGCAGCCCAGTCTCGAAGATGCGCGCGATCGAACGATGACGGAAATGCTGTATGCCACCGGACTCCGTGTGACGGAACTGATGAAGATCGAAGCGGCGCAGGTCGATTTGGCGGTGGGGTGTCTGCGGGTGATGGGCAAAGGGTCGAAACAGCGGCTCGTGCCGATAGGAGAGACGGCGCGCCGGCTGCTGCAGCGGTATGTGGAGGATGTGCGCCCACGATTGCTCAACAGGCGCACGTCCCGTCACCTGTTCGTGTCGCGGCGCGGCGGGGCGATGACCCGGCAGGCGTTCTGGAAGATGCTGAAGCTCCGGGCGAGACGGGCGGGCATTTTCCATGCGGTCTCGCCGCATGTCCTCCGGCACTCCTTCGCCTCGCATTTGCTCGAAGGCGGCGCGGATCTGCGGGCCGTTCAGGCATTTCTCGGGCATGCGAATATCGCGACGACCCAGATCTACACGCACGTGGAGCGGGAACGGCTCAAGGCCGTTCATACACGATACTTCCCGCGTCGGGGATGA
- a CDS encoding MotA/TolQ/ExbB proton channel family protein yields the protein MFQAGLTGLVGTLGTVSKVVLLLLFVFSVISWAIIFAKWRAFRSADRGDKHFMNLLAKSRDLNELHRQVRHLPGSPSAAVFEGVMDRLVGARADGQDGSAPIDRHLVERSAAHLSQSQLSKLESALPFLATTGNITPFVGLLGTVMGIIDAFREIGSQGTASIAAVAPGVSEALIATAAGLFTAIPAVIAYNYFLTRIRRTAFRLDTVTIELLGAVPSPAPTSTPVPVGAQR from the coding sequence ATGTTTCAAGCGGGATTGACAGGGTTAGTCGGCACGCTCGGGACAGTCTCCAAAGTCGTCCTGTTGCTGTTGTTCGTGTTTTCGGTCATCTCATGGGCCATCATCTTCGCGAAGTGGCGCGCGTTTCGTTCGGCGGACCGCGGAGACAAACACTTCATGAATCTTCTGGCCAAGTCCCGTGACTTGAACGAACTCCACCGTCAGGTTCGCCATTTACCGGGCAGCCCTTCGGCGGCCGTTTTCGAAGGGGTGATGGATCGCTTGGTCGGTGCTCGCGCGGACGGCCAAGACGGGTCCGCGCCCATCGACCGGCACCTGGTCGAACGTAGCGCGGCGCATCTGTCTCAAAGTCAACTCTCCAAGCTCGAATCGGCGCTGCCGTTTCTCGCGACTACGGGCAACATTACCCCGTTCGTGGGATTGCTGGGAACGGTCATGGGCATCATCGATGCCTTTCGTGAGATCGGATCGCAGGGAACTGCCAGCATTGCCGCGGTGGCGCCCGGGGTATCGGAAGCCCTCATCGCGACGGCGGCCGGACTGTTCACCGCGATCCCCGCGGTCATCGCCTACAACTATTTCCTGACGCGTATTAGGCGCACGGCTTTTCGCCTCGACACCGTAACGATTGAGTTGTTGGGTGCCGTGCCGTCTCCCGCTCCGACGTCCACGCCGGTTCCCGTGGGGGCTCAGCGATGA
- a CDS encoding biopolymer transporter ExbD, translating into MMFESRQRRFMAEINVIPLVDVVLVLLVIFMVTAPMLYRGMDIKLPTSATNSIKPEMRKVLTIEKDQRLYLDKDAVGVAQLEQKLKLLKQDHPDVSLYLRADRDVPYGVVVQVMDGVKKAGIEKIGMVTDPTGPEHVSDPIVSGPSARKN; encoded by the coding sequence ATGATGTTTGAATCACGACAGCGGCGCTTCATGGCGGAGATCAACGTGATTCCGCTGGTCGACGTCGTGTTGGTCTTGCTCGTGATTTTCATGGTCACCGCTCCGATGCTGTATCGCGGCATGGACATCAAGTTGCCCACTTCCGCCACGAACAGCATCAAGCCCGAGATGCGCAAGGTCCTGACCATCGAAAAAGACCAGCGGCTCTATCTCGACAAGGACGCGGTGGGGGTGGCGCAGTTGGAGCAAAAGCTAAAATTATTGAAACAGGATCACCCCGACGTATCATTGTATTTGCGGGCCGACCGTGACGTGCCGTATGGGGTAGTCGTGCAGGTCATGGACGGTGTGAAAAAGGCGGGCATCGAGAAGATCGGGATGGTCACGGATCCCACGGGCCCCGAGCACGTGAGTGATCCAATAGTTTCGGGACCATCAGCTCGCAAGAATTAG
- a CDS encoding TonB family protein, with amino-acid sequence MSAQTHVHPLQWFDVEDQSKFFSKLNRALVVSFLLHVVLFLVVAGLRLPHRGERPLASLEVSLVGMPTPVQRVETQRPVEQPKTPVPRRASPQPVKQPAPAPPVEQAPPSPPAKQATPIPVPVAPVPTPTPPAPVAAPARQSIAKDILRDLQLAPVPTPAPSAPVAAPARQSIAKDILRDLQMPSVPTPAPPAPVAAPARQSIAKDILRDLQLPPDAPKLGELTPAKTVGQPQPHTQAAKVKLPDLPIPDAVPDHVVKTPQQVSQTSLSEAQNRELEEELKKVKHFQPAAKLEIPKEVPPKAVPPQQEASVPVVKVAPQTMLKAFGTSGTNPFWARVEAIIKSHWEPPPIDASGSTYSVVVKFRFYRNGTVKDIGIGHSSGNEYFDIAGRRAVQKPGTFPPFPAEMTEAYQDVEMVFRVGEALG; translated from the coding sequence ATGTCGGCTCAAACGCACGTCCACCCGCTCCAGTGGTTCGACGTCGAAGACCAGAGCAAGTTTTTCTCGAAGTTGAACCGAGCACTGGTGGTCTCGTTCCTTTTGCATGTCGTCCTCTTCCTCGTGGTGGCGGGGCTCCGTCTTCCGCACCGCGGCGAGCGTCCCCTGGCGTCGCTGGAAGTGTCGCTTGTCGGTATGCCGACTCCGGTTCAGCGTGTGGAAACCCAAAGGCCCGTCGAACAGCCCAAAACACCCGTGCCGCGCCGCGCTTCACCTCAGCCGGTCAAACAGCCCGCACCAGCTCCCCCGGTAGAGCAGGCCCCGCCGAGTCCACCGGCCAAGCAGGCTACGCCGATTCCCGTGCCGGTCGCCCCGGTCCCTACACCGACTCCTCCTGCTCCGGTCGCAGCCCCGGCTCGCCAAAGCATCGCCAAAGACATTCTTCGCGATCTTCAACTGGCGCCGGTTCCCACACCGGCTCCTTCTGCTCCGGTCGCAGCCCCGGCTCGCCAAAGCATCGCCAAAGACATTCTTCGCGATCTTCAAATGCCGTCGGTTCCCACACCGGCTCCTCCTGCTCCGGTCGCAGCCCCGGCTCGCCAAAGCATCGCCAAAGACATTCTTCGCGATCTTCAACTGCCGCCGGATGCCCCGAAACTCGGCGAATTGACTCCGGCCAAGACGGTCGGACAGCCTCAGCCCCACACCCAGGCTGCCAAGGTCAAGCTGCCGGACTTGCCCATACCCGATGCTGTACCCGATCACGTCGTGAAGACCCCACAGCAGGTATCGCAGACATCCTTGAGCGAGGCCCAGAACCGAGAGTTGGAAGAGGAGCTGAAGAAGGTTAAGCACTTTCAACCGGCCGCCAAGCTGGAGATTCCCAAGGAGGTTCCACCCAAGGCCGTACCTCCGCAACAGGAAGCCTCTGTGCCCGTGGTCAAGGTGGCACCGCAGACGATGCTGAAGGCCTTCGGGACCTCCGGCACGAATCCGTTCTGGGCGAGGGTGGAGGCCATCATCAAGAGCCACTGGGAGCCGCCTCCCATCGATGCCAGCGGCAGCACGTACAGTGTCGTGGTGAAGTTTCGCTTTTACCGCAACGGCACGGTCAAAGATATTGGGATCGGACACTCGTCGGGGAACGAATATTTCGATATCGCGGGTCGGCGCGCCGTACAGAAGCCCGGTACCTTCCCCCCGTTTCCGGCCGAGATGACTGAGGCCTATCAGGATGTCGAGATGGTTTTTCGCGTAGGAGAGGCATTGGGATGA
- the tolB gene encoding Tol-Pal system beta propeller repeat protein TolB produces MIVMKLVGTVLVALLLAAGVVGILESGAADVFLEATRPDFQKISLGVVGIQNGGGPEWLGGRLEEVLKKDVKRSLIFELVDLPSLGIKVRDVGNGTGSGSASIFKQAAESGVSVLVWGKAGLKEGEKDADVTMEGFVYDSGSDEVVGGKRYAGSPSVVRLMAHRFADELVFRYTGEPGIARTKIAYVAAQGAARELYVMDYDGYDARQLTADGFLNLMPRWSPDRRFLVFTAYRDRNTQDIDMIELATGKRWTIFSQGGLNITPALSPDGNFLAFASSHEGNSEIYRLDTRTKTNQRLTVNPSGDLSPSWSPTGRELAFVSDRGGGPQVFLMSADGSNVRRLTFEGDYNAAPSWSPRGNWIAYVCRTPRKEYKLCVITPDGQKRMQLTTGPGVDDSPSWSPDGRHLVFSSAADGKSHVYMIDSDGKNMERLTFEGTHNSAPSWSPAS; encoded by the coding sequence ATGATTGTCATGAAACTGGTCGGCACAGTCCTGGTCGCCCTGCTCTTGGCGGCGGGTGTCGTGGGGATTCTGGAGTCCGGGGCGGCCGATGTCTTCCTGGAAGCGACACGGCCCGACTTTCAGAAGATTTCGCTGGGCGTGGTCGGCATCCAGAACGGAGGCGGTCCCGAATGGCTCGGCGGCCGGCTGGAAGAGGTCTTGAAAAAGGATGTGAAGCGCTCGCTGATCTTCGAGTTGGTGGATCTCCCTAGTCTGGGGATCAAGGTTCGCGACGTCGGAAACGGTACGGGCAGCGGATCCGCGTCCATCTTCAAGCAGGCCGCCGAGAGCGGAGTGTCGGTGCTTGTTTGGGGGAAAGCAGGTTTGAAGGAAGGGGAGAAGGATGCGGACGTCACGATGGAGGGGTTTGTCTACGACAGCGGCAGCGACGAAGTCGTGGGCGGAAAGCGCTATGCCGGCTCACCATCTGTGGTTCGATTGATGGCCCATCGATTTGCGGACGAACTAGTCTTTCGCTACACGGGGGAGCCGGGGATCGCCAGGACCAAGATCGCCTATGTGGCGGCGCAAGGAGCCGCTCGCGAGCTATACGTAATGGACTATGACGGCTACGATGCGCGCCAATTGACGGCGGACGGGTTTCTCAACCTCATGCCGCGATGGTCGCCCGATCGCCGGTTCCTCGTCTTCACGGCCTATCGGGACCGTAACACCCAGGACATCGACATGATTGAACTGGCGACCGGCAAGCGATGGACGATCTTCTCACAGGGAGGGCTGAATATTACCCCGGCTCTGTCGCCCGACGGGAATTTTCTGGCGTTCGCCTCCAGCCATGAAGGCAATTCAGAAATCTATCGTTTGGACACCAGGACCAAAACCAACCAGCGTCTGACGGTGAATCCTTCGGGGGATTTGTCTCCATCATGGTCTCCGACTGGTAGGGAACTTGCCTTTGTGTCCGATAGAGGGGGCGGACCGCAAGTCTTCCTAATGAGCGCCGACGGATCGAATGTGCGTCGATTGACGTTCGAAGGGGATTACAATGCGGCTCCATCCTGGTCGCCGCGCGGGAACTGGATCGCCTACGTTTGTCGAACGCCTCGAAAGGAATATAAGCTCTGCGTCATTACACCTGACGGGCAGAAGCGTATGCAATTGACTACAGGTCCTGGGGTGGACGATTCCCCTTCCTGGTCTCCAGACGGCCGGCACTTGGTCTTCAGCTCCGCGGCTGACGGGAAGAGCCATGTCTACATGATCGATTCGGATGGTAAGAACATGGAGCGCCTGACATTTGAAGGAACGCATAACAGCGCTCCGTCTTGGTCGCCTGCGTCCTGA
- the pal gene encoding peptidoglycan-associated lipoprotein Pal, producing MRTMPKILPIALIATALLVGPAGCAKKGVQSAGDQTAQQSAGKSATAGSGSGSSSSMKSGVGSFPDTSMQSGSGGLKGLDKNPAEERLAGGLGGSPDGGPGGGPGGGSGGGAGGGPVGGAVGSPRSGSGSGPGGGPSGSSGASAGSGTLLAKADPSESAGRQLDEIRAEQAASAAAGLRDVFFGYDSWTISEEGRQSLGRDAEWMKSNPSAMIKVEGHCDERGTAAYNLVLGEKRAKAVRNYLVELGIGANRLSVVSYGKERPFCNDHAESCYQQNRRGHLVVRTGK from the coding sequence ATGCGTACGATGCCTAAGATATTGCCGATCGCCTTGATCGCAACCGCTCTTCTGGTCGGCCCGGCCGGTTGTGCAAAGAAAGGCGTTCAATCCGCGGGAGACCAAACCGCCCAGCAGAGCGCGGGAAAGAGCGCGACCGCCGGATCCGGTTCTGGCTCCTCGAGCAGCATGAAGTCGGGAGTGGGGAGTTTTCCCGATACGAGCATGCAATCCGGGAGCGGTGGTCTGAAGGGCCTGGATAAGAATCCTGCTGAAGAACGCCTCGCCGGTGGTCTCGGCGGTAGTCCCGACGGCGGTCCCGGAGGCGGTCCCGGAGGCGGTTCTGGCGGCGGTGCCGGCGGGGGTCCGGTTGGTGGTGCCGTCGGTTCTCCCCGTAGCGGTTCCGGTAGTGGTCCCGGCGGTGGTCCGAGCGGCAGTTCGGGCGCCAGCGCCGGTAGCGGTACGCTGCTCGCCAAGGCGGATCCGTCGGAAAGCGCCGGGCGCCAGCTCGACGAGATTCGGGCGGAGCAGGCCGCTTCTGCGGCGGCCGGGCTGCGGGATGTCTTTTTCGGCTACGATAGTTGGACGATTTCAGAGGAGGGGCGGCAATCGCTCGGCCGTGATGCCGAATGGATGAAGTCCAATCCGAGCGCGATGATCAAGGTGGAAGGCCATTGCGATGAGCGGGGTACTGCCGCGTACAATCTGGTACTGGGGGAGAAGCGTGCCAAAGCGGTGAGGAACTACCTGGTCGAACTGGGCATCGGTGCCAATCGGCTGTCCGTCGTGTCCTACGGGAAGGAACGCCCGTTTTGTAACGACCATGCGGAGTCATGTTACCAACAGAACAGGCGCGGTCACCTGGTTGTCCGGACCGGCAAGTAG
- the ybgF gene encoding tol-pal system protein YbgF codes for MKPEANIMWMWTAAGGVLWALSMGGCVAQQADLKTTEGRLQKSIKQSNEELAQRGAQQRQELEELKGQEIPRLRGDVDRVQHLTQELQGKQEDLKQRSVGLEQQTKKLDQKLDQWAKNLETENTARHSQLRESLNAQDTKSKADRDQLRSEVNNRLDEINRQMELLRKDIIEVVQKSNTALAKNVDGKLDEQRRTVTENQARTEQLANKFAQFSQALTGFRESLTGLSERVGQEEQANRAMASKVEADAKASTTHINESTKAVTGHLNEVNKSVASVAQKLATRLDEQDKRLDALARSLDHMPNEVNKMSTEMNKGVASVAQKLAARVDEQDQRLDTLTRSQDHMSNEVNRMSTEVNKGVASVAQKLATRVDEQDQRLDTLTRALDHMSQEVQALGMAKNGQRSQLTQATQLPAVAPVPAPPMSVQESAAKQEKDAAVASLSTQVPEHTPMAVDRPAASDESEEAVKSVAGRNSDRPDKAEYEHVLGLFRDGDLDGARRGFTAFLSQYPNSDLAPNARYWLGESHYGKKDYKQAIDAYDRVEMDYPQSEKVPAAILKKGYAYLALKDKKRASSAFKQVVTLYPKSTEAGKAYDKLAQLKETR; via the coding sequence ATGAAGCCTGAAGCGAACATCATGTGGATGTGGACAGCGGCGGGCGGCGTGCTGTGGGCACTGAGCATGGGTGGCTGTGTCGCGCAGCAGGCTGATCTGAAGACCACGGAGGGCCGGCTGCAGAAGAGCATCAAGCAGTCGAACGAAGAACTGGCGCAGCGCGGCGCGCAGCAGCGGCAGGAGTTGGAGGAACTCAAAGGACAGGAGATTCCTCGTTTGCGGGGCGACGTTGATCGTGTGCAGCATCTGACCCAGGAGCTCCAAGGCAAACAGGAAGACCTGAAGCAACGCTCGGTCGGGCTGGAACAGCAGACCAAGAAGTTGGACCAAAAGTTGGACCAGTGGGCCAAGAATCTTGAGACGGAGAATACCGCGCGGCACTCGCAACTTCGGGAAAGTCTCAATGCCCAGGATACGAAGAGCAAGGCCGATCGGGACCAGTTACGGAGCGAGGTCAACAATCGACTCGATGAAATCAACCGGCAGATGGAGCTGTTGCGGAAAGACATCATCGAGGTAGTGCAGAAATCCAATACCGCGTTGGCGAAAAATGTGGATGGCAAACTGGACGAACAGCGCAGAACGGTGACGGAGAATCAAGCCCGCACGGAGCAGTTGGCGAACAAGTTCGCTCAGTTTAGTCAGGCCCTGACCGGATTTCGGGAATCGCTGACGGGCTTGAGTGAGCGCGTGGGTCAGGAAGAGCAGGCCAATCGCGCCATGGCTTCGAAAGTGGAAGCTGATGCCAAGGCCTCCACGACCCATATCAACGAATCGACCAAGGCGGTGACCGGTCATCTGAATGAGGTGAACAAGAGCGTCGCCTCCGTCGCCCAAAAGCTCGCGACCCGTCTGGATGAACAGGATAAGCGGCTCGATGCGCTCGCCAGGTCGCTGGATCATATGCCGAATGAAGTGAACAAGATGTCGACCGAAATGAACAAGGGCGTCGCCTCCGTCGCCCAAAAGCTCGCGGCCCGTGTGGATGAACAGGATCAACGGCTCGATACGCTCACCAGGTCTCAGGATCATATGTCGAATGAAGTGAACAGGATGTCGACTGAAGTGAACAAGGGCGTCGCCTCGGTCGCCCAAAAGCTCGCGACCCGCGTGGATGAACAGGATCAACGGCTCGATACGCTGACCAGGGCGCTGGACCACATGTCGCAGGAGGTGCAAGCTCTAGGGATGGCGAAGAACGGGCAACGATCACAGCTCACCCAGGCGACCCAACTGCCCGCAGTCGCTCCGGTTCCCGCCCCCCCCATGTCAGTCCAGGAGAGCGCCGCAAAGCAGGAGAAGGACGCCGCCGTGGCATCCCTCTCGACGCAAGTGCCGGAGCATACCCCGATGGCCGTCGATCGGCCGGCTGCTTCCGACGAGTCGGAGGAAGCCGTGAAATCCGTCGCTGGACGGAATTCCGATCGGCCGGACAAGGCGGAGTATGAACATGTCCTTGGGTTGTTCCGGGACGGCGACCTGGACGGAGCGCGACGGGGCTTCACCGCTTTCCTGAGCCAATACCCCAACTCGGATCTCGCGCCCAATGCCCGGTATTGGCTCGGGGAATCCCACTATGGCAAAAAGGACTACAAACAGGCGATCGACGCGTATGATCGCGTCGAGATGGATTACCCGCAGAGCGAAAAAGTTCCCGCGGCGATTCTCAAGAAAGGCTACGCCTACTTGGCATTGAAAGACAAGAAACGCGCATCCTCCGCGTTCAAGCAAGTGGTGACCTTGTATCCGAAAAGTACAGAGGCCGGTAAGGCATACGACAAACTGGCTCAGTTGAAGGAGACCCGATAG
- the ybgF gene encoding tol-pal system protein YbgF: MGTLTSVCGATMTAAGLLFLSGCAKHADFIELREHLATMAKSQEQDQKRLDALQRRMETLERIKDGDGARPKFDEVSARIQKLESRLAKVEENAAGSSFARIEPGPSEPARSKAQKPGSSVEPPAIPGVPAITPTSAFNLAYNDYLNGKYDLAVSGFQRFVKDFPGTSLTPNAYYWLGESYYQQKDYVRAMQSFEYVSTEYPGNEKVPASLFKLGLAAGETGDLAKSKKNLRRVIEEFPTSDEAKLAKNKLAEIR; encoded by the coding sequence ATGGGCACACTCACATCGGTTTGCGGAGCGACGATGACGGCAGCCGGGCTTCTCTTCCTGTCCGGGTGCGCAAAACATGCTGATTTTATCGAGTTGCGCGAGCACTTGGCGACGATGGCCAAATCTCAAGAGCAGGATCAAAAGCGACTGGATGCCTTGCAGCGCCGGATGGAGACGTTGGAACGAATCAAGGACGGTGACGGCGCCAGGCCGAAGTTCGACGAAGTATCTGCTCGGATTCAGAAGCTTGAGAGCCGGTTGGCCAAAGTCGAAGAGAACGCCGCAGGCTCGTCGTTCGCCAGGATCGAGCCGGGGCCGAGCGAACCGGCCCGATCCAAGGCCCAAAAGCCCGGCAGTTCGGTGGAACCCCCGGCGATCCCGGGAGTGCCGGCCATCACACCGACCTCGGCATTCAACTTGGCGTACAACGACTATCTCAACGGCAAGTACGATCTGGCGGTCTCAGGGTTTCAACGGTTTGTGAAGGATTTCCCCGGCACGTCGCTGACCCCGAACGCGTACTACTGGCTCGGTGAATCCTACTACCAGCAAAAGGACTATGTCCGGGCGATGCAATCGTTTGAGTATGTGTCCACCGAATATCCGGGCAATGAGAAGGTGCCCGCCTCGCTCTTCAAGCTCGGGCTGGCTGCGGGAGAAACCGGTGACCTGGCCAAGTCGAAGAAAAATCTCAGGCGGGTGATCGAAGAATTCCCGACATCCGACGAGGCGAAACTGGCCAAGAACAAGCTGGCAGAAATCCGATGA
- the mutL gene encoding DNA mismatch repair endonuclease MutL, producing the protein MAVAGCVPTIHILPGDVVSRIAAGEVIERPAAVVKELVENSLDAGSRRISIEVKDGGLSLIRVTDDGAGIGRIDLPLAFQRHATSKLTSDQDLAAVTTMGFRGEALPSIASVSKVAVTTFTGREAVGTHLTLVGGVVGAVTDAPPVQGTRLEVSDLFYNQPARKKFLRARSTEFSHISHAVQQAALAWSSVHFRLTHNGHEILNYPAVTEERDRILQVYGRTFLTSTVEVLGRVMGYVIRGVVVDPVQGRTAKTPQDLFVNRRPVRSSTVFHAVTRGYASLLAKGCHPTFVLYLEADPDKLDVNVHPAKREIRFAETDRIHQLVVQTLRRVFSGPERTVASAIASDLPRARLHEASPAGISVEGTEHETGAHRPAGPASEPVSDNQLTWVREFETSYGDGPSPDIVPFGQMLRRYVIAQVGQEMHVIDQHTAHERVLFQRIHRTWQRRKLVSQPLLIPETVELSAAEFALLTKHLEALETLGLAIEPFGATAVAVRSVPVGTGDMDIAALLRDLLDDVAQWDRISSLDDRVAPILASLACHSAVRAGRHMALPEIRQLVRDWVEEGLVMTCPHGRRTAFRMSRDELDKLFGRVGWT; encoded by the coding sequence ATGGCCGTTGCCGGCTGCGTTCCCACCATCCACATTCTGCCGGGCGACGTGGTCAGCCGGATCGCCGCCGGAGAAGTCATCGAGCGGCCGGCGGCCGTCGTCAAGGAATTGGTGGAGAACAGCCTTGACGCGGGAAGCCGCCGGATCTCGATCGAGGTCAAAGACGGAGGTCTGTCCCTCATTCGCGTGACGGACGACGGGGCCGGGATTGGTCGGATCGATCTTCCTCTCGCCTTTCAGCGTCATGCCACCAGCAAGCTCACATCCGACCAAGATTTGGCTGCTGTCACGACGATGGGGTTTCGCGGCGAAGCCTTGCCGAGCATCGCTTCGGTGTCCAAGGTGGCCGTCACGACGTTCACCGGACGCGAGGCCGTCGGCACGCATCTGACGTTGGTCGGAGGTGTGGTCGGGGCGGTGACCGATGCGCCGCCCGTTCAGGGGACGAGGCTCGAGGTGTCCGATTTGTTTTACAATCAGCCGGCCCGGAAGAAATTTCTCAGAGCGAGGAGCACGGAATTCTCCCATATCAGTCACGCCGTGCAGCAGGCCGCGTTGGCTTGGTCCTCGGTGCATTTTCGATTGACCCACAACGGCCACGAAATCCTGAATTATCCCGCCGTCACTGAGGAGCGAGACCGTATCCTGCAGGTCTATGGCCGGACATTCCTGACCTCCACCGTCGAGGTCCTGGGCCGCGTCATGGGCTACGTAATCCGTGGCGTGGTGGTCGATCCGGTCCAGGGACGGACGGCGAAGACTCCGCAGGATCTTTTCGTGAACCGGCGACCGGTGCGCAGTTCGACCGTGTTTCATGCCGTCACGAGGGGATATGCCTCGCTTCTGGCGAAAGGCTGTCATCCGACGTTCGTCCTGTATCTCGAAGCGGATCCTGACAAGCTCGATGTGAATGTGCACCCCGCGAAGCGGGAAATTCGCTTTGCCGAGACCGACCGGATTCATCAGTTGGTCGTTCAGACCCTCCGACGCGTTTTCAGCGGTCCCGAGCGGACGGTGGCATCGGCCATTGCGAGCGATCTTCCGCGGGCTCGGCTTCATGAAGCGTCGCCGGCCGGCATATCGGTGGAAGGGACCGAGCATGAAACAGGCGCACATCGGCCGGCAGGGCCGGCATCCGAACCGGTTTCCGACAATCAACTGACCTGGGTTCGGGAGTTCGAGACATCGTACGGGGATGGCCCGTCGCCTGACATCGTGCCGTTCGGTCAAATGCTCCGCCGCTATGTCATTGCACAGGTAGGGCAGGAAATGCACGTCATCGATCAACATACCGCCCATGAGCGCGTCCTGTTCCAACGAATCCATCGAACATGGCAGCGGCGGAAGCTGGTTTCGCAGCCGCTGTTGATTCCGGAAACGGTCGAGTTGTCGGCGGCGGAATTCGCCCTCTTGACGAAGCATCTCGAAGCATTGGAAACGCTGGGACTGGCCATCGAGCCGTTCGGAGCGACGGCTGTGGCCGTGCGATCCGTTCCGGTCGGAACCGGTGATATGGATATCGCCGCACTGCTGCGCGATCTGCTGGACGACGTCGCGCAATGGGACCGAATCTCTTCGCTCGACGATCGCGTCGCACCCATACTGGCCTCCCTAGCCTGTCACAGCGCGGTCCGAGCCGGGCGGCATATGGCGCTGCCGGAGATCAGGCAATTGGTGCGCGATTGGGTCGAGGAGGGGCTCGTCATGACCTGCCCTCACGGCCGACGCACGGCGTTTAGGATGTCGAGAGATGAACTCGACAAACTCTTCGGGCGGGTTGGGTGGACGTGA